One window of Jannaschia sp. CCS1 genomic DNA carries:
- a CDS encoding DUF4166 domain-containing protein: protein MLYSRALGHTFSNLPEPLQAFHSVEDAVFYTGRVTVTHGSALTRRIAMSGGMPGKSGEMPISFRATRDDMSERWERNFDGHITRSRQWLHSDGVIAERVGTSVFLMEPRVDGDTLRIPITGLRGFGLPMPRAVLSSCEGIEGVTADGHITFDVHASLRGLGLIIRYRGTLQRAA, encoded by the coding sequence ATGCTTTATTCCCGCGCGCTGGGACATACGTTTTCCAATCTGCCCGAACCGTTGCAGGCGTTTCATTCAGTTGAGGACGCCGTGTTCTACACCGGCCGTGTGACGGTCACGCACGGCTCTGCGCTGACGCGGAGGATTGCCATGTCCGGCGGAATGCCTGGCAAATCCGGAGAGATGCCGATCAGCTTTCGGGCCACCCGCGATGATATGTCGGAGAGGTGGGAGAGGAACTTTGACGGGCACATCACCCGCTCGCGCCAATGGCTGCACTCGGACGGCGTGATCGCCGAGCGGGTGGGAACCAGCGTCTTTCTCATGGAGCCGAGGGTGGACGGCGATACGCTGCGCATTCCCATCACCGGCCTGCGCGGGTTTGGCCTACCGATGCCGCGCGCGGTGCTGAGCAGTTGTGAGGGCATTGAAGGGGTCACTGCGGACGGGCATATCACCTTCGACGTTCACGCAAGTCTGCGCGGACTTGGCCTGATCATCCGCTACCGAGGCACGCTACAGCGCGCCGCCTAG
- the meaB gene encoding methylmalonyl Co-A mutase-associated GTPase MeaB, translated as MTDDLAERIANGERRALARAVTLVESTRSDHQAQAADLLERLRGLNRQALRIGLSGTPGVGKSTFIEAFGMALVRAGLRVAVLAVDPSSARSGGSILGDKTRMDLLSREPRAFIRPSPSSAALGGVARRTREAIALCEAANFDMVLIETVGVGQSETMVAQMCDLFVLLLAPAGGDELQGVKRGIMEMADLILINKADGDLKATATRTVADYAGALRLLRKRPQDPKDFPKALAVSAVEGRGLEQAWDEMQALAAWRRDHGHWDRARAGQAAHWFEHEVREGLLARLRDDEDVRAAMADQARAVAEGRATPTAAAREILQQLS; from the coding sequence ATGACCGACGATCTGGCAGAGCGGATAGCAAACGGTGAACGCCGTGCCCTGGCGCGCGCAGTGACATTGGTGGAAAGCACGCGGTCCGATCATCAGGCCCAGGCCGCAGACCTGCTGGAGCGTCTGCGCGGGTTGAACCGGCAGGCCCTTCGGATTGGGCTGTCCGGCACGCCGGGGGTCGGAAAGTCCACGTTCATCGAGGCCTTCGGCATGGCGCTGGTCCGGGCGGGGCTGCGGGTGGCGGTTCTGGCGGTGGATCCCAGTTCGGCCCGGTCCGGCGGCTCCATCCTGGGCGACAAGACGCGGATGGATTTGCTGAGCCGGGAGCCGAGGGCGTTTATCCGGCCCTCCCCATCCTCCGCCGCATTGGGCGGTGTCGCGCGCCGCACGCGGGAGGCGATTGCGCTCTGCGAAGCGGCCAACTTTGACATGGTGCTGATTGAAACCGTGGGCGTCGGCCAGTCCGAGACGATGGTCGCGCAGATGTGCGATCTGTTTGTACTGCTGCTGGCCCCTGCCGGCGGGGACGAATTGCAGGGCGTGAAGCGCGGCATCATGGAGATGGCCGACCTGATCCTGATCAACAAGGCCGATGGCGATCTGAAGGCGACCGCGACGCGGACGGTGGCCGATTATGCCGGGGCGCTGCGGCTGTTGCGCAAACGGCCCCAGGATCCGAAGGACTTCCCGAAAGCGCTGGCGGTGTCAGCCGTGGAGGGCCGGGGCTTGGAGCAAGCCTGGGACGAGATGCAGGCGCTGGCGGCCTGGCGGCGGGACCACGGCCACTGGGACCGGGCGCGTGCCGGGCAGGCGGCCCATTGGTTCGAGCATGAGGTCCGTGAGGGTCTTTTGGCGCGGCTGCGAGATGATGAAGATGTGCGCGCCGCCATGGCTGATCAGGCGCGCGCAGTTGCCGAGGGGCGCGCGACCCCCACCGCGGCGGCGCGAGAGATCCTGCAGCAATTGTCTTGA